A single region of the Lysinibacillus sp. B2A1 genome encodes:
- the rpoE gene encoding DNA-directed RNA polymerase subunit delta → MHELNFREMTKEQLAEESLINLAYVILNEKRASVSFNDLLTIIQELVGYSNEEIKARLLQFYTDLNVDGRFLYNQETGWGLREWFKVEQIEEETAPSVKTHKKKSKATLDDEDLDEDLDLEEEDIDFDEDYEEFVEEDDVEEDEAKEDIDFDDEDIEDIDEEIDEDFIEEDDDEEFDEEEEEI, encoded by the coding sequence GTGCACGAATTGAATTTTCGTGAAATGACAAAGGAACAATTAGCGGAAGAATCGTTAATTAATTTAGCTTATGTAATTTTAAATGAAAAACGTGCCTCAGTGTCTTTTAATGACTTACTAACAATCATTCAGGAGCTTGTAGGCTATAGTAATGAAGAAATTAAAGCACGCCTACTACAATTTTACACAGATCTGAATGTAGATGGTCGCTTCTTATACAATCAAGAGACAGGTTGGGGTCTACGAGAATGGTTTAAAGTTGAGCAAATTGAGGAAGAAACGGCTCCTTCTGTGAAAACTCATAAGAAAAAATCTAAAGCTACCCTTGATGATGAAGATCTAGATGAAGATTTAGATTTAGAAGAAGAAGACATTGACTTTGATGAAGATTATGAGGAATTTGTTGAGGAAGACGATGTTGAGGAAGACGAAGCGAAAGAAGACATTGATTTTGACGATGAAGATATAGAGGACATCGATGAAGAAATCGATGAGGACTTTATCGAAGAAGATGACGATGAGGAATTCGACGAAGAAGAGGAAGAAATTTAA
- a CDS encoding CTP synthase, which yields MTKYIFVTGGVVSSLGKGIVAASLGRLLKNRGLEVTIQKFDPYINIDPGTMSPYQHGEVFVTDDGAEADLDLGHYERFIDINLGKHSTVTSGRVYQSVLQKERRGDYNGGTVQVIPHITNEIKDRIQRAGRETNADVVITEVGGTVGDIESLPFLEAIRQMKTNLGHNNVLYVHCTLIPYIKAAGELKTKPTQHSVKELRSLGIQPNIIVVRTEQEVPQDMKEKLALFCDVQPHEIIESRDAEHLYEVPLNLHAQDFDDIVLDHFGIEAPEADMEEWRELVTKVKSLPNKRKVALVGKYVELQDAYISVVEALKHAGYAFNSDIDIDWINAEHVDADNVASLLNGADAILVPGGFGDRGVEGKILATQYARENNIPFLGICLGMQLATVEFARNVLGLKGAHSTELDAKTDYPIIDFLPEQNDNVDIGGTLRLGLYPCKLKDGSKAKNAYGKELVYERHRHRYEFNNEYREAMEAAGLVFSGTSPDGKLVEIIELPDHNFFVACQFHPELVSRPNRPQPLFRDFIGATFK from the coding sequence ATGACAAAGTATATTTTTGTAACAGGTGGGGTTGTGTCATCGCTTGGAAAAGGGATTGTAGCGGCATCTTTAGGTCGTTTATTAAAAAATCGTGGGTTAGAAGTAACCATTCAAAAATTTGACCCTTATATCAATATTGACCCAGGTACAATGAGTCCTTATCAACATGGTGAGGTTTTCGTAACAGATGATGGCGCAGAGGCTGACCTTGACTTAGGTCACTATGAACGATTCATTGATATTAACCTTGGCAAACATTCTACTGTAACGTCAGGTCGTGTTTATCAGTCTGTTTTACAAAAAGAACGCCGCGGAGATTACAATGGTGGTACAGTACAAGTAATTCCTCATATAACAAATGAAATCAAAGATCGTATTCAACGTGCTGGACGCGAAACAAATGCCGATGTAGTTATTACAGAGGTAGGTGGAACAGTAGGGGATATCGAATCATTGCCATTCCTTGAGGCAATTCGCCAAATGAAAACGAACCTAGGTCATAACAATGTCTTGTATGTACATTGTACGCTTATTCCTTATATTAAAGCAGCAGGTGAGCTAAAAACAAAGCCAACTCAACATTCTGTAAAAGAATTACGTTCTTTAGGTATTCAACCAAACATTATCGTTGTGCGCACAGAGCAAGAGGTACCTCAAGATATGAAAGAGAAATTGGCTTTATTCTGTGATGTACAGCCACATGAAATTATTGAATCTCGTGATGCTGAACATTTATATGAAGTGCCATTAAATCTTCATGCACAAGATTTTGATGATATTGTTCTTGACCATTTTGGCATCGAGGCACCAGAGGCAGATATGGAGGAATGGCGTGAGCTTGTAACGAAAGTGAAAAGCTTACCAAATAAACGTAAAGTAGCATTAGTAGGTAAATATGTTGAACTACAAGATGCTTACATTTCTGTTGTAGAAGCATTAAAACACGCTGGCTACGCATTTAATTCAGATATTGATATTGACTGGATTAATGCTGAGCATGTAGATGCTGACAATGTTGCTTCACTATTAAACGGAGCGGACGCTATTTTAGTGCCTGGTGGCTTTGGTGATCGTGGTGTAGAAGGTAAAATTTTAGCGACACAATATGCTCGAGAAAATAATATTCCGTTTTTAGGTATTTGCTTAGGTATGCAACTGGCAACAGTGGAATTTGCTCGTAACGTACTTGGCTTAAAGGGTGCACATTCTACAGAGCTTGATGCAAAAACAGATTATCCTATTATTGATTTCTTACCAGAACAAAATGATAATGTTGATATTGGTGGTACATTACGTTTAGGCTTATATCCATGTAAGTTAAAAGATGGCTCAAAAGCAAAGAATGCATATGGGAAAGAGCTTGTTTATGAACGTCATCGTCACCGCTATGAATTTAACAATGAGTATCGTGAAGCTATGGAAGCGGCAGGTCTTGTCTTCTCAGGTACAAGTCCTGATGGTAAGTTAGTGGAAATAATTGAGTTACCAGATCATAATTTCTTTGTAGCTTGTCAATTCCATCCTGAACTTGTTTCACGTCCAAATCGTCCACAACCATTGTTCCGAGATTTTATCGGTGCAACTTTTAAATAA
- a CDS encoding DUF2529 domain-containing protein, whose product MSKILTTQLSGLLQRIIQSEEDAIEETARLLAQAGIGEGNVYFACFGEMQVVELNACHALERFTKLVPWTKDTVLTEADRVCIFTRSAEDKDAIALAQQLNDYFIPFAAVACEVADSQNSLAELAYTYISTRVRGGLLPNDLGERIVIPHAMAALFIYEAIKIAYDEMLNLDDEEL is encoded by the coding sequence ATGTCAAAAATTCTAACAACACAACTAAGTGGATTATTACAAAGAATAATACAAAGTGAAGAGGACGCTATTGAAGAAACAGCTCGATTACTTGCACAAGCGGGGATCGGAGAAGGCAATGTCTATTTCGCTTGCTTTGGCGAGATGCAAGTGGTTGAACTAAATGCATGCCACGCTTTAGAACGTTTTACCAAGCTAGTACCTTGGACAAAGGATACTGTGCTTACAGAAGCTGATCGAGTATGTATTTTTACCCGTAGTGCAGAAGATAAGGACGCTATTGCTTTAGCACAACAGCTAAATGATTATTTTATTCCATTCGCAGCTGTTGCTTGTGAAGTAGCAGACTCTCAAAATTCATTGGCAGAATTAGCCTATACGTATATTTCAACACGTGTACGAGGTGGTTTATTACCAAATGATTTAGGTGAGCGTATCGTAATTCCACATGCTATGGCTGCCCTTTTTATCTATGAAGCAATAAAAATAGCTTATGATGAAATGCTTAATCTGGATGACGAAGAATTATAA
- a CDS encoding two-component system response regulator, whose amino-acid sequence MKRLLIVDDQQGIRLLLNEVLKKEGYVTYLAANGVEALKYAEEEMDCVLLDMKIPGMDGIEILKCLKEKWPQLPVFMMTAYGELDVVQEALDLGAIRYFTKPFDIFEVRDEVNKVLKS is encoded by the coding sequence GTGAAACGATTACTAATTGTCGATGATCAACAAGGAATTCGTTTGCTTTTGAATGAAGTATTGAAAAAGGAAGGTTATGTTACATATTTGGCTGCTAATGGCGTGGAGGCACTAAAATATGCAGAAGAGGAAATGGATTGTGTCCTATTAGACATGAAAATACCAGGGATGGATGGTATAGAAATATTAAAGTGTTTAAAAGAGAAATGGCCACAACTTCCTGTATTTATGATGACTGCCTATGGTGAACTGGATGTCGTTCAGGAAGCATTAGATTTAGGAGCTATTCGATATTTCACAAAACCTTTTGATATTTTTGAAGTGCGTGACGAGGTAAATAAAGTTTTAAAGTCTTAG
- the fba gene encoding fructose-1,6-bisphosphate aldolase, class II, which translates to MALVSMKEMLIKAKAEGYAVGQFNINNLEWTQAILQAAEEEKSPVILGVSEGAGKYMGGFISVVHMVKGLMESYGTTVPVAIHLDHGSSFEKCKEAIDAGFTSVMIDASHHPFEENIEITSKVVEYAHSKGVSVEAELGTVGGDEDGVIGGIMYADPEECRKMVELTDIDCLAPALGSVHGPYKGEPNLGFKEMEEISKLADLPLVLHGGTGIPTKDIQRSISLGTAKINVNTENQIAATKIIREILDNDKVVYDPRKFLGPAREAIKATVIGKIREFGSAQKA; encoded by the coding sequence ATGGCATTAGTATCTATGAAAGAGATGTTAATTAAAGCAAAAGCAGAAGGTTATGCGGTTGGTCAATTCAACATTAACAACCTTGAGTGGACTCAAGCAATTTTACAAGCAGCAGAAGAAGAAAAATCTCCAGTTATTCTAGGCGTTTCTGAAGGCGCAGGTAAATATATGGGTGGATTTATCTCCGTTGTACACATGGTAAAGGGATTAATGGAATCTTATGGTACAACTGTTCCAGTAGCCATTCATCTTGATCATGGTTCAAGCTTTGAAAAGTGTAAGGAAGCTATTGATGCTGGATTTACTTCCGTTATGATCGATGCTTCACATCATCCATTTGAAGAAAATATTGAGATTACTTCGAAAGTGGTTGAATATGCACATTCAAAAGGTGTTTCTGTTGAAGCCGAACTTGGAACAGTTGGTGGTGATGAGGATGGTGTCATCGGTGGAATCATGTATGCTGATCCAGAGGAATGCCGTAAAATGGTTGAGTTAACAGATATTGATTGTCTAGCACCAGCACTTGGCTCCGTACATGGTCCTTACAAAGGTGAACCAAACTTAGGCTTCAAGGAAATGGAAGAAATCTCAAAACTAGCTGACCTTCCATTAGTTTTACATGGTGGTACAGGTATCCCTACAAAAGATATTCAACGCTCCATTTCATTAGGTACAGCAAAAATTAACGTTAATACTGAAAATCAAATTGCTGCAACAAAAATAATCCGCGAAATTCTTGATAATGATAAAGTTGTTTATGATCCTCGTAAATTCCTTGGTCCAGCTCGTGAAGCCATTAAAGCAACTGTTATTGGGAAAATTCGTGAATTTGGTAGTGCACAAAAAGCATAA
- the fsa gene encoding fructose-6-phosphate aldolase, which yields MKFFIDTANFEEIKEAHAWGILSGVTTNPSLVAKEENVSFHDRLREIAELVDGSVSGEVIALDAEGMIREGLELAAIAPNITVKLPMTPAGLEACRYFADKGIKTNVTLIFSANQALMAARAGATYVSPFIGRLDDIGQNGVELIETIADIFTIHNIETQIIAASVRHPQHVTAAALAGAHISTTPYKVLKQLFHHPLTEKGIEGFLADWNKRKGE from the coding sequence ATGAAATTTTTCATCGATACAGCAAACTTTGAAGAGATTAAAGAAGCACATGCATGGGGGATTTTATCTGGTGTTACAACAAATCCATCATTAGTGGCTAAAGAAGAGAATGTTTCTTTCCATGATCGACTTCGTGAAATTGCAGAGCTTGTAGACGGCTCGGTAAGTGGGGAGGTCATTGCACTAGATGCAGAAGGAATGATCAGAGAAGGCTTAGAATTGGCTGCTATTGCACCAAATATTACAGTTAAGCTTCCAATGACGCCCGCTGGATTAGAAGCATGTCGCTATTTTGCTGACAAAGGTATTAAAACGAACGTAACATTAATTTTTAGTGCAAATCAAGCATTAATGGCTGCTCGTGCAGGTGCTACATATGTATCACCATTCATCGGTCGCCTTGATGATATTGGACAAAATGGTGTTGAACTAATCGAAACAATTGCCGATATTTTCACTATTCATAATATCGAAACACAAATTATTGCTGCATCTGTTCGCCATCCTCAGCATGTAACAGCAGCAGCACTTGCAGGTGCACATATTTCCACTACTCCTTATAAAGTATTAAAGCAACTTTTTCACCATCCATTAACGGAAAAAGGAATTGAAGGATTTTTAGCGGATTGGAATAAGAGAAAAGGCGAATAA
- a CDS encoding UDP-N-acetylglucosamine 1-carboxyvinyltransferase, which yields MDVYKITGENRLKGTIKVSGAKNSAVALIPASILANSPVTIGGIPEISDAWTLKALLEEIGGEVTFEDGKMTIDPTDMIALPLPNGNVKKLRASYYLMGAMLGRFKKAVIGLPGGCFLGPRPIDQHIKGFEALGARITNEHGAIYLRADELIGAKIYLDVASVGATINIMLAAVLAKGRTVIENAAKEPEIIDVATLLTNMGANIKGAGTSVIRIDGVEELHGTEHTIIPDRIEAATFMIMAAAVGEGITIDNVIPLHLEAIIAKLREMGIKIDIGEESIYVPKTDLNTLQAVDVKTLVYPGFPTDIQQPLAVLMSQAFGSSKVTDTIYTARFKHIDELRRMNANARVEGNTAIITGPSKLHGSTVTATDLRAGAALVLAGLLAEGETEIQEIYHIERGYSSLIEKLRDLGADIRRETIIARVAEAKD from the coding sequence ATGGATGTTTATAAAATTACAGGCGAAAATCGTCTAAAAGGTACAATTAAAGTTAGTGGTGCAAAAAATAGTGCAGTCGCCTTAATTCCAGCATCAATTTTGGCGAACTCTCCAGTGACAATTGGAGGGATACCAGAAATTTCAGATGCATGGACATTGAAGGCGTTATTAGAGGAAATTGGTGGGGAAGTTACATTTGAGGATGGTAAAATGACCATTGATCCAACTGATATGATTGCCCTTCCATTACCAAATGGCAATGTAAAAAAGCTTCGTGCTTCTTATTACTTAATGGGAGCAATGCTTGGACGCTTTAAAAAAGCTGTCATTGGTTTACCTGGTGGTTGCTTCTTAGGACCACGACCTATAGACCAACATATAAAAGGCTTTGAGGCATTAGGAGCAAGGATTACAAATGAGCATGGAGCTATCTATTTACGCGCAGATGAATTAATCGGCGCAAAAATTTATCTAGATGTTGCAAGTGTTGGCGCAACGATAAATATTATGCTGGCTGCTGTCCTTGCAAAAGGGCGTACAGTTATTGAAAATGCAGCAAAAGAACCTGAAATTATTGATGTGGCGACACTGCTAACGAATATGGGTGCCAATATTAAAGGTGCAGGTACAAGTGTTATTCGGATTGATGGTGTTGAGGAGCTTCATGGTACGGAACATACAATTATTCCAGATCGAATTGAAGCGGCTACTTTCATGATTATGGCAGCTGCTGTTGGTGAGGGCATTACCATCGATAATGTAATCCCGTTGCATTTAGAGGCAATTATTGCCAAGCTACGTGAGATGGGTATCAAGATTGACATCGGAGAGGAAAGTATTTATGTGCCGAAAACTGACCTCAATACATTACAGGCAGTTGATGTAAAAACATTGGTGTATCCTGGATTCCCAACAGATATTCAGCAGCCGCTTGCAGTTTTAATGTCTCAGGCATTCGGGTCCTCAAAGGTGACAGATACTATCTATACAGCTCGATTTAAGCATATCGATGAACTTCGACGTATGAATGCTAATGCTCGTGTTGAGGGCAATACAGCTATTATTACAGGTCCTAGTAAACTACATGGATCAACTGTAACTGCCACAGATCTTCGTGCAGGTGCTGCGCTTGTATTAGCGGGTCTTTTAGCTGAAGGTGAGACGGAAATTCAAGAAATCTATCATATTGAACGTGGTTATAGCTCACTTATTGAAAAATTACGTGATTTAGGCGCTGATATTCGACGTGAAACGATAATAGCACGCGTAGCAGAGGCAAAGGACTAA
- the glpX gene encoding fructose-bisphosphatase class II, with protein sequence MERSLSMEVVRVTEAAAIASGKWMGRGLKIEADDAATTAMRAMFDTIPMHATVVIGEGEMDEAPMLYIGEELGLRNGGPQVDIAVDPLEGTNIVAKGTNGAMTVLAIADKGNLLNAPDMYMEKIAVGPEAAGKVDINASVTYNLLQVAKAKNKDISDVVATLLDRPRHQAIVDEIREAGARIKFIQDGDVGAAINTAFDETGIDIMFGTGGAPEGVIAAVALKCLGGDFQAKLVPEDEEQLERCKQMGVDVDKVLYLDDLVKGDDAIFAATAVTDCELLKGVQYKGAYALTHSVVMRAKSGTVRFVEGRHALDKKPSYK encoded by the coding sequence ATGGAACGTAGTTTATCGATGGAAGTAGTACGAGTAACTGAGGCAGCAGCAATAGCATCCGGCAAATGGATGGGACGCGGTTTGAAAATTGAGGCAGATGATGCAGCAACAACTGCGATGCGCGCCATGTTCGATACAATTCCAATGCATGCTACAGTAGTAATAGGTGAAGGCGAAATGGACGAAGCACCAATGCTTTATATTGGTGAGGAACTTGGCTTACGTAATGGAGGTCCTCAAGTAGATATTGCGGTTGACCCATTAGAAGGTACAAATATTGTGGCTAAAGGTACAAATGGTGCCATGACAGTACTAGCCATTGCTGATAAAGGTAATTTGTTAAATGCACCTGATATGTATATGGAGAAAATTGCTGTAGGACCAGAAGCAGCTGGTAAAGTCGATATTAACGCTTCAGTTACTTATAATTTATTACAAGTAGCTAAAGCTAAAAATAAAGATATTTCAGACGTAGTAGCTACGCTTTTAGATCGACCTCGCCACCAAGCAATAGTAGACGAGATTCGAGAAGCAGGTGCACGTATTAAATTTATTCAAGATGGTGATGTTGGCGCTGCAATTAATACTGCTTTTGATGAAACAGGTATTGATATCATGTTTGGTACAGGCGGTGCCCCTGAGGGCGTTATTGCGGCTGTTGCTTTAAAATGTCTAGGTGGAGACTTCCAAGCGAAGCTAGTACCAGAGGACGAGGAGCAGCTAGAGCGTTGCAAACAAATGGGTGTTGACGTAGATAAAGTGCTATACTTAGATGACCTAGTTAAAGGCGACGATGCTATTTTTGCGGCAACAGCAGTAACAGATTGCGAGCTGTTAAAGGGTGTTCAATATAAAGGTGCCTACGCTTTAACGCATTCAGTTGTTATGCGAGCTAAATCGGGAACTGTGCGTTTTGTAGAAGGTCGTCACGCACTTGATAAAAAACCTAGCTATAAATAA
- the rho gene encoding transcription termination factor Rho: protein MSALTIAQLENMTLKELYALARQYKISYYSKLTKKELIFAILKTRSEQEGYFFMEGVLEIVSQEGFGFLRPINYSPSKEDIYISASQIRRFDLRNGDKVSGKVRPPKENERYYGLLQVDAVNGEDPEVAKERVHFPALTPLYPNRQIKLETTQRNLSTRIMDLVAPVGFGQRGLIVAPPKAGKTSLLKEIANAITTNHPEAELIVLLIDERPEEVTDIERSVNADVVSSTFDEVPENHVKVAEIVLERARRLVEHKRDVIILMDSITRLARAFNLVIPPSGRTLSGGIDPAAFHRPKRFFGSARNIEEGGSLTILATALVDTGSRMDEVIYEEFKGTGNLELHLDRQLAERRIFPALDIRRSGTRKEELLLAPEQLEKLWAIRKTFSDAPDFAERFLKKLRTTKSNEEFFEKLNEDMKKATKGKGLL, encoded by the coding sequence ATGTCTGCATTGACAATCGCTCAATTAGAAAACATGACGTTAAAAGAGCTTTACGCCCTTGCACGCCAATACAAAATTTCATATTATAGCAAGCTAACGAAAAAAGAATTGATATTTGCTATTTTGAAAACGCGTTCAGAGCAAGAGGGCTACTTCTTTATGGAAGGCGTACTTGAAATTGTTTCGCAAGAAGGCTTTGGCTTCCTTCGACCAATTAACTACTCTCCAAGTAAAGAGGATATTTATATTTCGGCATCCCAAATTCGTCGCTTTGACCTACGTAATGGGGACAAGGTGTCGGGGAAGGTACGTCCTCCTAAAGAAAATGAACGCTATTACGGGCTATTACAAGTGGATGCGGTGAACGGTGAAGATCCTGAAGTAGCGAAAGAACGTGTGCATTTCCCTGCACTCACACCATTATATCCTAATCGACAAATTAAGCTTGAGACAACACAACGTAATTTATCGACACGTATTATGGATTTAGTGGCACCTGTAGGCTTTGGTCAGCGTGGATTAATTGTCGCACCACCAAAAGCAGGGAAAACATCATTATTAAAAGAAATAGCCAATGCCATTACAACCAATCATCCAGAGGCTGAGTTAATTGTATTACTTATTGATGAACGTCCTGAGGAAGTGACAGATATTGAACGTTCTGTGAATGCAGATGTCGTAAGCTCTACTTTTGATGAGGTTCCAGAAAATCATGTGAAAGTAGCTGAAATAGTATTAGAACGAGCACGTCGTTTAGTTGAACATAAGCGTGATGTTATTATTTTAATGGACTCCATTACTCGTTTAGCACGTGCCTTTAACTTAGTCATTCCGCCTAGTGGTCGTACGTTATCAGGGGGGATTGATCCTGCTGCCTTTCATAGACCAAAGCGCTTCTTTGGTTCTGCACGTAACATTGAAGAAGGCGGTAGCTTAACAATTTTAGCAACAGCTTTAGTGGATACTGGATCTCGAATGGATGAGGTAATCTACGAGGAATTTAAAGGGACAGGTAATTTAGAGCTTCATTTAGATCGTCAATTAGCAGAGCGACGCATTTTCCCTGCGCTAGATATACGTCGTTCAGGAACTCGAAAAGAAGAGCTTCTTCTTGCGCCTGAGCAACTTGAAAAGCTATGGGCAATTCGTAAAACATTTTCAGACGCACCTGATTTTGCGGAGCGCTTCTTAAAGAAATTACGAACAACCAAATCAAATGAAGAATTCTTTGAAAAATTAAATGAAGATATGAAAAAGGCTACTAAAGGTAAAGGGTTACTTTAA
- a CDS encoding multidrug ABC transporter ATP-binding protein produces MLLQRFFSYYKPYKGLFILDFSCAILVALIELAFPIVLNKVIDDILPDGELKWIIMASSLLFGLYILNSILHFIVSYWGHMLGINIETDMRREAFSHVQKLSFRYFDNNKTGHLVSRLTNDLMDIGELAHHGPEDIFIAFMTIIGTFGVMFYIDPTFTILIFLLVPIILILTIVFGKLMSKAFRQMFGDIADFNARVENNVSGIRVVQAFTNEEHEINRFKVNNERFRMTKLFSYKVMAWNEAISGILTKVLSLFTLFIGAYFVLNGNLTNGEFIAFILLSNILLGPINKINMFIESYPKGMAGFKRYVDFLETDPEIADSPQAKAIKDIEGEITFNNVSFGYTEDKRALNQINLKVHPGETVALVGPSGAGKSTICSLLPRFYEVSEGSIKVDGIDIRDFKLHSLRSHIGIVQQDVFLFDGTIRENIAYGDLNASEEDIWYAARRAQLEDVIKALPEGMDTLIGERGVKLSGGQKQRLSIARIFLKNPKILILDEATSALDTETEQAIQQALNELSVGRTTLVIAHRLATIKDADRIVVVSKKGIIEEGTHDELMDSKKAYYGLYTAQFGLQI; encoded by the coding sequence ATGTTATTACAGCGTTTCTTTTCTTATTACAAACCATACAAGGGATTATTTATACTGGACTTTTCCTGCGCAATTTTGGTGGCGCTCATAGAATTAGCTTTTCCAATTGTGCTAAACAAGGTAATCGATGATATTCTTCCGGATGGAGAATTAAAGTGGATTATTATGGCAAGTTCATTGCTGTTTGGGCTCTATATTTTAAATTCTATTCTGCACTTTATTGTCTCTTATTGGGGACATATGCTAGGCATTAATATTGAAACGGACATGCGTAGGGAAGCTTTCAGCCATGTACAGAAGCTATCATTCCGATATTTTGATAATAACAAAACAGGGCATCTCGTTTCTCGTCTAACTAATGATTTAATGGATATCGGAGAGCTAGCCCATCACGGACCAGAAGATATTTTCATTGCTTTCATGACAATTATTGGGACGTTCGGGGTTATGTTTTATATAGACCCAACCTTCACTATTCTTATATTCCTGCTTGTGCCAATTATTTTAATCCTAACAATTGTTTTTGGAAAGCTTATGTCAAAGGCATTTCGCCAAATGTTTGGAGATATTGCTGACTTTAATGCACGGGTTGAAAATAATGTTAGTGGTATTCGAGTTGTACAAGCCTTCACAAATGAAGAACATGAAATCAATCGCTTTAAGGTGAATAATGAAAGATTCCGTATGACGAAGCTATTTTCGTATAAAGTAATGGCCTGGAATGAAGCAATCTCAGGAATTTTAACGAAGGTTTTATCATTGTTTACGTTATTCATAGGTGCGTATTTTGTGTTAAATGGCAATTTAACAAATGGTGAATTTATCGCATTTATATTGTTATCTAATATTCTATTAGGTCCTATTAATAAAATTAATATGTTTATTGAAAGCTATCCAAAAGGCATGGCAGGCTTTAAGCGCTATGTTGATTTCCTTGAAACAGACCCTGAAATTGCTGATAGTCCACAAGCAAAGGCAATTAAGGACATTGAAGGAGAAATTACATTTAACAATGTATCTTTTGGCTATACCGAGGACAAGCGAGCTTTAAACCAAATTAATTTAAAGGTTCATCCTGGCGAAACGGTTGCACTTGTTGGTCCATCAGGCGCTGGGAAATCAACAATCTGTAGTCTACTACCACGTTTTTACGAGGTGAGTGAAGGATCTATTAAAGTTGATGGAATAGATATAAGAGATTTCAAGCTTCACTCTCTCCGCTCTCACATTGGGATTGTCCAGCAGGATGTATTTTTATTTGATGGCACAATAAGAGAGAACATTGCTTATGGTGATTTAAATGCAAGTGAAGAAGATATATGGTATGCAGCACGACGAGCACAACTAGAAGATGTTATCAAAGCTTTACCAGAAGGAATGGATACATTGATAGGTGAACGTGGTGTGAAATTATCAGGTGGACAGAAGCAAAGATTATCAATAGCACGAATCTTCCTAAAAAATCCTAAAATATTGATTTTAGATGAGGCAACATCAGCCTTGGATACAGAAACTGAGCAAGCGATTCAACAAGCATTAAATGAGCTTTCAGTTGGACGTACAACCCTAGTGATTGCCCATCGTTTAGCGACCATTAAGGATGCTGACCGTATCGTCGTTGTTTCGAAGAAGGGCATTATTGAGGAAGGCACACATGATGAATTGATGGATAGCAAAAAAGCATATTATGGACTGTATACAGCACAATTCGGTCTACAAATATAG
- a CDS encoding iron ABC transporter ATP-binding protein has translation MAVLEIEHVAIGYSSTLIVDDLSVEIPKGQISTIIGPNGCGKSTLLKAVARMLRTQNGAVYLDGKAIHQLKTKEVAKRMAILPQTATAPGGLTVFELVSYGRFPHQTGFGTLRKEDYEYIHWAIDVTGLREFSDRPIEALSGGQRQRVWIAMALAQGTDILVLDEPTTYLDLAHQLDILLLLQKLNREEGRTIVMVLHDLNHASRFSHFMIAMRSGQLIVNGSPDEVMTKENLQKVFSIDAEMATCPFSGHPICLSYQLYGREE, from the coding sequence ATGGCAGTCCTTGAAATAGAACACGTTGCTATTGGTTATTCTTCTACTTTAATCGTAGATGATTTAAGTGTAGAAATTCCAAAAGGGCAAATTTCAACAATTATAGGCCCAAATGGATGTGGGAAATCTACCTTATTAAAGGCTGTAGCACGTATGCTCAGAACGCAAAACGGCGCAGTTTATTTGGATGGGAAGGCAATTCATCAGTTAAAAACTAAGGAAGTTGCGAAAAGGATGGCAATTTTGCCTCAAACAGCAACAGCACCAGGAGGATTAACTGTTTTTGAATTAGTATCCTATGGTCGTTTCCCGCATCAAACAGGTTTTGGTACTCTACGCAAAGAGGATTATGAATATATTCATTGGGCAATAGATGTTACAGGTTTACGTGAATTCAGTGATCGTCCAATTGAAGCCTTGTCTGGAGGACAGCGTCAACGTGTTTGGATTGCCATGGCATTGGCACAAGGGACCGATATCCTTGTATTGGATGAGCCAACTACCTATTTGGATTTAGCACATCAACTAGATATTCTGCTGCTATTACAAAAGCTCAATAGAGAAGAGGGGCGTACCATTGTGATGGTATTACATGATTTAAACCATGCGTCCCGTTTTTCTCACTTTATGATAGCGATGAGAAGTGGACAATTAATTGTAAATGGAAGCCCTGATGAGGTCATGACTAAAGAAAATCTACAAAAGGTGTTTAGTATAGATGCAGAAATGGCTACTTGTCCTTTTAGCGGGCATCCTATTTGTCTATCTTACCAACTATATGGAAGAGAGGAGTAG